The Mytilus galloprovincialis chromosome 7, xbMytGall1.hap1.1, whole genome shotgun sequence genome has a window encoding:
- the LOC143083637 gene encoding uncharacterized protein LOC143083637, protein MADGSIVKEAALRYQRRRPRPLIPVSRDESMEQSESSTTPLSLEQRTTESFTTVPTIQTLRRPKFVDRQLQFRNTAFCLPFIQCKFHTREAKALINTCVLSSIINRRLYQDLFFEEASFQAYDMARGVPFVINNRLIHFDFIIRGDVPDLVLGLDFFTQLECALDFGTRQFIVRQDPQVSTTLLCERELPLRYRNVHNLLASF, encoded by the exons ATGGCGGATGGAAGTATTGTCAAAGAAGCTGCTCTACGATATCAACGAAGACGCCCTAGACCGCTAATACCGGTTTCACGAGATGAGAGTATGGAGCAGTCAGAGAGCAGTACAACACCG TTATCATTGGAACAAAGAACAACGGAAAGCTTTACTACAGTACCTACCATACAGACACTGAGAAGACCTAAATTTGTCGACAGACAATTACAGTTTAGGAATACAGCATTCTGTCTACCATTTATTCAATGCAAG TTCCATACAAGAGAAGCAAAAGCTTTAATCAACACGTGTGTGTTATCGTCTATCATCAACAGAAGACTTTACCAGGATTT GTTCTTCGAGGAAGCGTCATTCCAAGCATACGACATGGCCAGAGGTGTTCCATTTGTAATAAACAACAGACTCATTCATTTTGACTTCATTATTCGcg GAGATGTACCCGACTTAGTTCTTGGACTGGATTTCTTCACGCAACTAGAg TGTGCTCTGGACTTTGGAACACGCCAATTTATAGTAAGACAGGATCCACAGGTATCAACGACACTGCTTTGCGAACGAGAACTACCATTGCGATACAGAAACGTGCACAATCTATTAGCCTCGTTTTGA